One Actinomycetota bacterium genomic region harbors:
- a CDS encoding acylphosphatase: MRAHVYVTGYVQGVFFRHSMAKRARDLGVSGWVRNLDDGRVEAVVEGEESDVGAVVDWCRSGPPHATVEHVEVSWEPATREFSVFSTI; encoded by the coding sequence ATGAGGGCGCACGTCTACGTCACCGGCTACGTCCAGGGGGTCTTCTTCCGGCACTCGATGGCCAAGCGGGCTCGAGACCTGGGCGTGAGCGGATGGGTGCGCAACCTCGACGACGGCCGCGTCGAGGCCGTTGTGGAGGGCGAGGAATCCGACGTCGGGGCGGTCGTCGACTGGTGCAGGTCGGGTCCACCGCACGCGACCGTCGAGCACGTAGAGGTCTCGTGGGAGCCTGCGACTCGTGAGTTTTCCGTATTTTCAACGATTTAG
- the ftsY gene encoding signal recognition particle-docking protein FtsY, with protein MSEGPGFVLLYVLIVLVLLGAIAGSVVVSRRRSGRGGVEAPERPPEGAQIGEAASPVVDAPPAPAVEAPPVAAPPEAPAPEPEDLAPPRPLRERLGRARSSFGQALVRVFKRETLNDADWEEVEALLLQADVGVAATARIVDDLRARSRDVAPEQLLGVLRQELLQIIGDTDRSLRTADGVTIWLVTGVNGTGKTTTIGKLALRERLKGSRVILAAADTFRAAADTQLERWAERAGAEVIKQVPGADPAAVAFDGVKAAKARGADLLIIDTAGRLHTKRNLMEELSKIRRVIEREAGPPTEVLLVLDATTGQNGIAQARAFAEAAEVTGIVLTKLDGTAKGGIVIAVQQELGIPVKLVGVGEGPEDLEPFDPAAFVDALVG; from the coding sequence ATGTCGGAGGGTCCCGGATTCGTCCTGCTCTACGTCCTGATCGTCCTGGTACTCCTCGGTGCGATCGCCGGAAGCGTGGTCGTGTCGCGCCGTCGATCCGGTCGCGGCGGGGTCGAAGCGCCGGAACGTCCGCCGGAAGGTGCGCAGATAGGCGAGGCAGCGTCACCCGTCGTCGACGCACCACCGGCTCCCGCCGTCGAGGCTCCTCCGGTCGCTGCGCCCCCCGAAGCGCCGGCACCCGAGCCCGAAGACCTTGCCCCTCCCCGCCCGCTCCGCGAGCGTCTGGGTCGGGCACGGTCGTCCTTCGGCCAGGCGCTGGTGCGCGTCTTCAAGCGCGAGACCCTGAACGACGCGGACTGGGAGGAGGTCGAAGCGCTGCTGCTTCAGGCCGACGTCGGCGTCGCGGCGACGGCGCGGATCGTCGACGATCTGCGCGCGAGATCTCGCGACGTCGCGCCCGAGCAGCTCCTCGGCGTCTTGCGCCAAGAGCTCCTGCAGATAATCGGCGATACCGACCGGTCGCTTCGGACGGCGGACGGGGTCACGATCTGGCTGGTCACCGGCGTCAACGGCACGGGAAAGACGACGACGATCGGAAAGCTCGCGCTTCGTGAACGCCTCAAGGGGAGTCGGGTGATCCTTGCCGCGGCCGATACCTTCCGCGCCGCGGCCGACACGCAGCTCGAGCGATGGGCTGAGCGCGCGGGCGCCGAGGTCATAAAGCAGGTGCCCGGCGCCGACCCGGCGGCCGTCGCGTTCGACGGCGTCAAAGCCGCGAAGGCGCGGGGAGCGGATCTGTTGATCATCGACACCGCCGGACGTCTGCACACCAAACGGAACCTGATGGAGGAGCTCTCCAAGATCCGCCGCGTGATAGAGCGCGAAGCCGGCCCGCCGACCGAGGTGCTGCTCGTGCTCGACGCGACGACGGGTCAGAACGGGATCGCTCAGGCTCGCGCCTTTGCCGAGGCCGCCGAGGTGACCGGCATCGTGCTGACGAAGCTGGACGGCACCGCCAAGGGCGGCATCGTGATCGCCGTCCAGCAGGAGCTCGGGATCCCCGTCAAGCTGGTCGGGGTGGGGGAGGGACCCGAGGATCTGGAGCCCTTCGACCCCGCTGCTTTCGTCGACGCGCTCGTCGGATAG
- the smc gene encoding chromosome segregation protein SMC: protein MFLKSLEIRGFKSFAERTVLEFAPGVSVIVGPNGSGKSNLVDAIAWVLGEQGPKTLRGGKMEDVIFAGTPKKPGAGRAEVALTIDNSSGILPIEFTEVTIRRTLFRNGDSEYAINDVTCRLLDVQELLSDTGVGRELHTIVGQGQLDEILNARPEDRRAYIEEAAGILKHRRRKERAIRKLERVDADIERIGDLISELRRQIRPLERQAEVAKRASEIEGELKEVRLAVWAADYSAVVSEADVDAERRLSEELDALSAQVSALEVRGEEIEDGSARASRDAQEALGAEYRLASLRERFVGLARLAEERGRHLSDLADRAPEGEAPGEEMIAAARRALEEAASERASIERDARTAEEEWARAAGAREEAARAREAVVHLHGERAALRAAVEAAEDERRHIADQQAALTEASRRRATEISAVKEEIEVLDTRETSLGRSLEELEISAREREVSAATADDRVRELERDVEKLETRRAILRSELERAGTAGAADLIDRERFPGLLGRIAELVRPAPGFERALAAALEPYTGALLARSLDDAAAAIGRLKAMGSRAAFIVTGRQIARALPPGVRSAIEAAKPTAGRDIPPALVAILSSVGLVDTLDDALALARAHRDLVIVTREGDRVASDLVAGGAEAEPRGDLAVDVASIDERLQVVSSDLEGATKEAWSARALAEASIGEVNALTGQMNELDALITGAVERLAHLEREEHAADREQAVLAGRSVEVEERLAVDSEKLGAVEAQLGRAMGVDHTFDAAALATMERRAAENALRLGGMRERERAARSALEELEARAARVRVAMETWEASRAERASAALRSQEIARAAATVESRMDGWLSEARAERQRRESERAGLEEELGSVRRYRRQAESRLEELRETAHRSDLARAERSHRISSLVERLRADQDLAPDEAMQRVGEPPTGEALEELRRRAATLDRKLGLLGRVNPIAMEQYQGMVDRHAFLSEQVEDLRKSRRDLVSVVGEVDRKIVEIFGGAFSDVSRQFEEVFLRLFPGGEGRLTLTQPDDLLESGVEIEARPGGKRVKRISLLSGGERALTAIALLSSIFRARPSPFYLLDEVEAALDDVNLHRFLELAKEFKNASQILIVTHQKRTMEIADALYGISMGGDGVTRVLSERLEENEPVGA, encoded by the coding sequence GTGTTTCTCAAATCCCTTGAGATCCGGGGTTTCAAGTCGTTCGCCGAGCGGACCGTGCTGGAGTTCGCTCCCGGCGTCAGCGTCATCGTCGGACCGAACGGGTCCGGAAAATCCAACCTCGTAGACGCCATCGCGTGGGTTCTCGGTGAACAAGGCCCGAAGACGTTGCGCGGCGGCAAGATGGAAGACGTCATCTTCGCCGGCACGCCGAAAAAACCGGGCGCGGGGCGTGCGGAAGTCGCTCTGACGATCGACAACTCGTCGGGGATCCTCCCGATCGAGTTCACCGAGGTGACGATACGGCGGACGCTTTTCCGCAACGGCGACAGCGAATACGCGATCAACGACGTCACCTGCCGTCTCCTCGACGTCCAAGAGCTGCTCTCCGACACGGGTGTCGGCCGCGAGCTGCACACCATCGTGGGGCAGGGCCAGCTCGACGAGATCCTGAACGCACGGCCCGAGGACCGCCGCGCGTACATCGAAGAGGCTGCCGGCATCCTCAAGCATCGACGTCGCAAGGAGCGTGCGATACGCAAGCTCGAGCGCGTGGACGCCGACATCGAGCGCATCGGTGATCTCATCTCGGAACTTCGCCGTCAGATCCGGCCCCTCGAGCGGCAGGCCGAGGTCGCGAAGCGCGCATCGGAGATCGAAGGCGAGCTGAAGGAGGTACGCCTCGCCGTCTGGGCGGCCGACTACTCCGCCGTCGTCAGTGAGGCCGACGTCGACGCCGAACGCCGGCTCTCCGAGGAGCTCGACGCGCTGTCCGCGCAGGTGAGCGCGCTCGAGGTCCGCGGTGAGGAGATCGAGGACGGCAGCGCTCGCGCGAGCCGGGACGCGCAAGAGGCCCTCGGCGCCGAGTATCGCCTCGCCTCGCTGCGAGAGCGGTTCGTCGGGCTCGCCAGGCTGGCAGAAGAGCGAGGGCGGCACCTCTCCGACCTCGCCGACCGCGCCCCGGAAGGAGAAGCGCCGGGCGAGGAGATGATCGCCGCCGCTCGTCGCGCGCTCGAGGAAGCGGCCTCCGAGCGCGCATCGATCGAACGCGATGCGCGCACCGCCGAGGAGGAGTGGGCTCGCGCGGCGGGTGCGCGCGAAGAAGCCGCACGGGCGCGCGAGGCCGTCGTGCACCTCCACGGCGAGCGGGCGGCGCTCCGCGCCGCCGTCGAAGCCGCGGAGGACGAACGCCGTCACATCGCCGACCAACAGGCGGCGCTCACCGAAGCGTCCCGCCGGCGGGCGACCGAGATCTCGGCGGTCAAGGAAGAGATCGAGGTGCTCGACACGCGCGAGACGAGTCTCGGCCGAAGCCTCGAGGAGCTCGAGATATCGGCGCGGGAGCGTGAGGTCTCGGCCGCCACGGCAGACGATCGCGTTCGCGAACTCGAGCGCGATGTCGAGAAGCTCGAGACGCGGCGCGCGATCTTGCGTTCGGAGCTGGAGCGGGCGGGAACTGCAGGCGCCGCCGACCTCATCGACCGCGAGCGGTTCCCCGGACTGCTCGGCCGGATCGCCGAGCTGGTCCGGCCGGCGCCCGGGTTCGAACGCGCGCTTGCTGCGGCGCTCGAGCCGTACACGGGGGCGCTGCTCGCCCGATCCCTCGACGACGCGGCCGCGGCGATCGGCCGGCTCAAGGCTATGGGGAGCAGGGCTGCATTCATCGTGACCGGACGTCAGATCGCGAGAGCGCTGCCGCCGGGCGTTCGCAGCGCGATCGAGGCGGCCAAGCCGACAGCCGGTCGCGACATCCCGCCGGCGCTGGTTGCGATCCTGTCCTCGGTGGGTCTCGTCGACACCCTGGACGACGCGCTCGCGCTCGCCCGCGCACACCGGGACCTCGTGATCGTGACGCGCGAAGGCGATCGGGTCGCGAGCGACCTCGTGGCCGGCGGGGCCGAAGCCGAACCGCGCGGTGATCTCGCCGTCGACGTCGCATCGATCGACGAGCGGTTGCAGGTTGTTTCGTCCGACCTCGAGGGCGCTACGAAGGAAGCGTGGAGCGCCAGAGCGCTGGCGGAGGCCAGCATCGGTGAGGTCAACGCACTCACCGGCCAGATGAACGAGCTCGACGCGCTCATCACCGGCGCCGTCGAGCGGCTGGCGCATCTCGAGCGCGAGGAGCACGCGGCCGATCGCGAGCAGGCGGTGCTCGCCGGACGTTCGGTCGAGGTCGAAGAGCGCTTGGCGGTGGACTCCGAGAAGCTTGGCGCCGTCGAGGCGCAGCTCGGAAGAGCGATGGGCGTCGATCACACCTTCGACGCGGCCGCCCTCGCCACGATGGAGCGCCGTGCCGCTGAGAACGCGCTGCGTCTCGGTGGAATGCGAGAACGTGAGCGCGCAGCGCGGAGCGCCCTCGAGGAGCTCGAGGCGAGGGCGGCACGCGTCCGCGTCGCGATGGAGACGTGGGAAGCGAGCCGTGCGGAGCGCGCGAGCGCCGCGCTGCGCTCGCAAGAGATCGCGCGCGCAGCGGCTACCGTCGAGTCGCGGATGGACGGCTGGCTCTCCGAGGCGCGTGCTGAGCGACAGCGTCGCGAGTCCGAACGCGCCGGCCTCGAAGAGGAGCTCGGAAGCGTCCGCCGCTATCGCCGCCAAGCGGAGTCGCGCCTTGAGGAGCTCCGCGAGACCGCCCATCGCAGCGATCTCGCGCGCGCCGAGCGATCGCATCGCATCTCGTCGCTCGTCGAGCGCCTTCGCGCCGATCAGGATCTGGCGCCCGACGAAGCGATGCAACGCGTGGGCGAACCCCCAACCGGCGAGGCGCTCGAGGAGCTCCGCCGCCGCGCAGCCACCCTGGACCGCAAGCTGGGACTACTCGGGCGGGTCAACCCCATCGCGATGGAGCAGTACCAAGGGATGGTCGATCGTCACGCCTTCCTCAGCGAGCAGGTCGAGGACCTGCGCAAGAGCCGGCGCGACCTGGTTTCGGTCGTGGGCGAAGTCGATCGCAAGATCGTGGAGATCTTCGGCGGGGCGTTCTCGGATGTCTCCCGGCAGTTCGAGGAGGTCTTCCTCCGTCTGTTCCCCGGTGGGGAGGGGCGCTTGACGCTGACCCAGCCCGACGACTTGCTCGAGAGCGGGGTCGAGATCGAAGCGCGGCCCGGCGGAAAGCGCGTGAAGCGGATCTCTCTCCTATCCGGTGGGGAGCGCGCGCTGACTGCGATCGCGCTGCTTTCGTCCATCTTCCGTGCCCGCCCGTCTCCCTTCTATCTCTTGGACGAGGTAGAGGCCGCGCTCGACGACGTTAACCTGCACCGCTTCCTCGAGCTCGCCAAGGAGTTCAAGAACGCTTCACAGATCCTGATCGTCACGCACCAGAAGCGCACGATGGAGATCGCCGACGCCCTTTACGGCATCTCCATGGGCGGCGACGGGGTGACTCGGGTCCTCAGCGAACGGCTCGAGGAGAACGAGCCGGTCGGCGCCTAA